The genomic interval AATAGCTAGAACTCTAACAAATGTCGATTTGGTTTTCGTCGAAGAAGCTATGGAGAGGTGGATGCTGGAATATGATAGGACCTTTGCTTGTGAGCGTTTGACATCCTCTCTTGTCACTGTCGCAACGTATCCTACTCACAAGCTTCATCCTCTTATGCTGACACCTCTATTTAGCCATCCACACGCCATCTTGCATTTGGAGAAGGACAGGCGAGATCCAGAAAGCCAATCAAGAATTCTCTAACCTTACAGGTATACCTGCATCCATGTTCAGAGATGGACAACTCTGCGTTTACGAATTAATGGATGAGGAAAGTGCTGTCAGGTATTGGGAAGGTTACGCTAAAATCGCTTTCGATCAGAGTAAGCGGGGTTTCATTGGAATACACATTTAAGCGTAAACAAAAGTGCTAATTCAGTTCGCCCGTCTAGATCAGCGATCAATGTACATCTCATGTACATTGAATATCCCCCTCTCCTTGACGCGACTTAAACCCCGTTACCTATCGGCAGCTCCAACACCTCAACCTTCTAAATCTGCTCATCCAAACCCGCCTTACTCCATACCCGAATTAGCTTTACCTCAAAGTTTCCATAATGATGGTATGTCTTCAGAGAACGGTGTTCTCGATGAATTTAGAGAAATCAAGTGCTGCTTCAGCGTGACTATAAGAAGGGATACTTGGGGTGTACCTGTGGCCGTGATGGGACAATGGATTGTGAGTAATCATTTCATTGGTCAAGTATCCCCAGATGTTGACTTTAGCTGACTTCCTGCTCAGCCCATATAAAGGAATCTTTGGCAGAGCAAGTACCCTTGAAGCTGGATTTACAACTTGCCGAGTGACAATGCTTGGCCATTTCATATATTACATAAGACATGTATAAGGAATATACATCATAAACATTATACTTAAGATGCTCCGTAGTTTCGAACTATCAAATAGCGCTGACCCAAAAATCCCATACCTATTGACTACTTCCTCACAAGTGATCAAACTcgattttgatcaatttgagtAGTTTGTAATGCTTCATTACCTTCCAAATTCGAATCTAATCTTTCtctatcatcatttaaatttttcaaaaactttgaaggtggtaatAAACTCCAAATAAATAAAGTTAAAATAACAGGTAAATATTCTAAAATAccaaataaaaattcatGAGTAGAAGCAAATCCAAAAAAACCTTGTCCAATTTCAGATAATCTAAATGTTGTtctaattaaaattaataaagaagtaattaaaattatatttaaaaataaacgtaattgttttatattttttatttgaatttgaattaaataattttttaaataatatgatttataaattgaaaatataagTATACATAAAAAAATCGTAAATGAAAAACActattaatttattaaaaaaaaaaaaaaaaattcgTGATTAGCTTAAattatgaaattttatatatatattgtaTCATATTTAAGGCTTTTTTTATACTACTCacttgaattgataaaccTGCTAATGATATATTATTGGCTTGTTGAGGAGTtactttagaagaattacctCTTACTTTTGCTGATTCTGATGATCCAATTAAAGCTGCTCCAACTACTTGAATAATAGCTATAATAATAGTAGTATAAAAACAAACATTTGATTAATATTGACTCTTGAAAGAGTAAGGAAAAACCCAGAAATTTAGACTAACTTGTAATCACATCAGCAGTAACGAAAACTATAATTAATTACAATAATCCTTCaaaaattagcttttaTTCATATCTATTTGAGAGAGGGAGTATATATACTAACAAATCAAAACTTTTTTAGGAgaaataattaataatttttctGAACCTTTATATCCTCTTATAGctaaagaaagagataaaTAAATTGCAGCAGAAAATAAAACAGGTGCCtattaaatgaaataataGTCATTTTCGTTCattagttttttttttaaaaaataatttttcaagTTAAAAACataaaaagataaaaaatgaaagatgaaatttgacatacaacaacaattaaaaaatattgAGCAACAAAACttgaaattacaaaagGTCTTTTATGACTTGATAATCTAGCTGAATATCCACCAATTTCCATAAACTAGATATATAATAAGAATAAAAAATCGTTTAAGTCAAttatattatcaattaattattataaaggttttttttgaaaaaaaaaaaaaagagtACATTAACTTACAGATccaattaataataaaatatgaaaccattttgttttatttttatttttatttttatttttattaaaaaaaatgtaaaataattgaaatgaaaCTATTATAGTAAAAGTTAAAACTCCTATTATACCTAATGttaaagaaggaatatatgaataaattataattgatgcttcatcatcttttggatttggatttattGGTCCTTTATATATTGTTCCTGACATCTTCTTGATTgcaaatttcaaaaagatgattattCATTCATATCTAAATCCATAAAGTTTTGATAGATGTCTGAACTGATTTGAGGTACCACACTGAATATAATGGTAGTTTGATGATAGAAGTGATTCCCAATTGGGCTGATGAAGTTAAATAATTATAGATCTAAGTCAAATTAGGAATCGcaaaattaataatatcGTCTTATGAAGAACCTAATACCTACTTCAAAGATGACTATTCAATTATGATTACGATACGTCACTTTTTTGCCAAGACACCGATAAAGTGACAACCAAGATTCACAGGCACGATCGTAGGATCCAATTCGGGTAGAATATGACAAGACCCTCTTCCGATTGTCAAAGCTCTTATGATGTTTTCCCGTATCTTGTAGAAGGGAGCATACGAGCTAGTACTGATGTACATGAATGAATAGCTACGAGAGAAGAATCAGTCTCTCTGTAATTCATTCGGATCCCTACTCATCGTATACCCTTATCATGATTGAAAATCCCCAAGGGCAAGCTTTCACAGCTTAACCGAACAGGCGGCACAACGGTCTGCGTGTGGTAGACACCAATATACGATCTTACTTTCCGTGTAACATCACAAGACGATTATAGATGTTGCATTATTACCCAGGTATCTGCCTCCCGAGAGAGTAAAACTATCTTAGAAGACCAGCTCTTCAACTTTCCATTTCccaactttttcttcaggtaGTCTCCCAGCACTCAGTGCATTATCCTTTTTAccaccttttcctttacctcTCTTAGCTTCTATCTCCCTGATTTTAGCTTGTTCCCTTCTtgacaaaatcaatatggATTCAACAGGACCTTGTAATTTCCTATACTGGTCTTGAGCTTCCATCAATGGAACCAAATTACTCTGAAGAGCTTCTAAAGCCGAATGGGACGGTTGATGATTCATAAATAATGGTAAATGCGAATCCAACAGTAAGTTTGAATAAGTTATAACCGATCCCAAAGTCGGTATATCTTCTTGCCCCTCTTCAGTTGAGatagcttcatcatcccaGCCTTTCAGTACTGTTGCTCTTAGCAAGACATGTTTCTCTGCCCAATGGACGAGTTGCTCCAGGACCGATGTGGCGTCTTCGACTGACAGATTTTGACGTATGTCAAGTCTGAATGTAGGCGCTGGTGGTGTTTTCATGATAAGATTTAGTATATCCTCCAGATTAGGTACATTTTTGGCGTTTGCTTCCGTTGGGTTTAGAGAAGAAGCGATAAGTTTCACCAAGGTGGACGTTGGAATGGTACGGAAATTTTGCAGGCACGATAGAATATTATCCTGTTCCTCATGTTAGCTCGATATCCAAATGGTCAATCTGATACAAGCTTACCCAGTCGCCGCAAGGTAATAAACCATCTCCAACCAGACTTTCTTTCCACATTGAGTCATTCACCAAGCCCCCAGATACCATGCTTCGAATCACGCTCGAAGCGTAATGACCTTTCAACTTGCCGTCATTGTTCAGAGCCGAGGTGAAAATCGACTGAACGAGACTTCTGACAACTTCCTCTGGTATGACTCGATTATCGTCCAGGCGGTCATCTAGCAATTTTGCAGCGGAAATGTCATCCTTCTTGTTCAACAGGTCTTGGAACTTCTTAATCAGGTCGTCTTCCGTGGTGTTCGATGCACTTGGACTGTGTCTAGTGGAGCTCGCTGTAGCTAAGTATGTCTGCGTTTTCTCCTTGGTGCCTAACAACATTCCCATTCCAATCCCTTTAGTCGGTAGTACCAATTCAGTCGTATATATGACATTTCGTCCACCTTGGCCATCGCTATTGACATGATTCAAGACTAAACCAATCGTCAATATCCCATTCTTCCTGGATAAAATCGACAGATGGGTGATGGATCCTGTAGAAGTGAATGAGGAGACTTGGGTAAAGGAAAGAATGGCCGGTAAGGTTGATAAAGGAATAGTAAGAAGTAACGAGGGTGAAGGATGCGATGTGGGAAGTAATATGGTCGGTTTACCACTTGAAGGTAAGGACAGAAGGGCAGCTGTAGGCGATGGGTGACCGAGTCTAAGCGGTGATGACGATGTGGATAAGGAGGAGATTTCTCGAGTATGCAGGTTGTTTGATGAGTCTATCACTTGTTAGCTTGTTACGCCAAGAACAATAATAGGATACATGAGCTCACCCAGAGCAGTGATGACTCCCTCATCACTGATATCAGCGTATGAGAAGGAACCTTCGCCGATTTTGCCTTCCGTTATTTTATCTGCCCGCGGTATACTATCCATAACGAGCTGATGGATATACACCTCGCCTTGGGAACCTATCATTACGAGTCTCGCACTGTTCTCAGTCTTCGAAATGAGTTTTGAAGTGATAATGTCGATTGAAGCGGTCGACAGATCCACTTGATGGATTTGCAAACTTTCATCGAGGAAATGTAAAGCAGTGGGATTTGAGgtaatgatcaaattggaCCACGCATTGGCTGTCAGATGATGTATCGCTTGTACAGATTTTCCGATCTGTAGAGAAATGTTTCTCAGCGctcaaatgatgatcagACACCTGAGATGACATACAgatataatttctttatctccttcatctcccTTCCATATCCAAACTTCTTTACCGACACCAATCAAAGttatcctttctttctcttcaatcaactcatcatcttcttcttccccttcttcatcgtcaaGATCTTCGTCCTCATCAACATCCATTACTTCTTGTATCTCTGTCGTATCTGCATTTGGTTTTTCCTTAGATACCGTTCTTGTAGTGGTTTTCCAATAACTTATGGGTATTGTCGAAAAGACCGTTGAAGGAGGCACAGTGAAAGAGGTTGTAGGTCTCAATGTATTCAACTACATAGTCGGAATATAAGCTTAAACTCTTTACCAGGCCGCGATTACATATCCCGTTCTCGAAAGGTTGCTTACATCATAAGTCCAAATACCATCTCCTTGAacagcagcaacagcaCTTCCTGAATCTCCATTCACAGGACCTAGAGTTACTGGCGGCaattttgagcttgaagcGTGTGGTTGCGGGAATGTCGCTAGTTGCGTTGGTGTTGATATGGAAGCCATTTTGCTTATTTCCCTTGGGACTGACGGATGAAAGAATAAATATGAACTGATTTTTTGCATCAAATTCACGAGACAGAGCTTTCTGAAAAGCAAGATTACACAAATATTCCGCTTACGTAATTGAGAGGAAAGTGGAGGTCTCCGTGCTCTCTCCTAAGTTACCGCCTGTAAGCAGACAGACACAACTACAACAACAGTGAAAGTGAGATATGTGATGAATATGCATAACCCATGTATGGACCCCTTTCCCCTTTTGTGTAGCAGATGCAGAATATATAGAATTCTATTCACAGGGTCGAATAGTATGTTTCACTTGCAATGCCCATCAGCTACAAGCCTCTCTCAGCTTATAGTAGGTTGTACCCCAGCCGAGAGCTTCTCGATCAACCTCTCttccacctttttcatGTAAACATCCGTGGTGACCCAGTCATCTCTAGTCATATCTTTGCCTTTCATAGCCAAAGCCAAATCTTTGGTCATAAttccatcttgatcaatgaCTTCAACACAAGACTCCTCTAAAGATTTAGCAAACGCCTCTAATTCAGGTGTTCCATCTAATTTAGCTCGGAAAGCTAAACCCCTTGTCCAGGCGAAAATGGAGGCTACTGGATTGGTAGAGGTTTCTTGACCTTGTTGATATTGCCTGTAATGCCTCGTTACTGTCCCATGAGCTGCTTCGGATTCCATGGTCTTTCCGTCCGGAGTGATAAGTTCGGAAGTCATCATTCCCAATGAACCAAATCCTTGTGCAAGGATATCAGACTATATTGATCGCAAAATGTCAGATAGCCCTTTGTGTAACGGCAACATCACAGGACTTACCATTACATCTCCGTCGTAGTTCTTACAGGCCCAGACGAAACCGCCAGAGGATTTGATAGCTTGAGCAACCATATCATCTACCGAGGATACGAGGATCAGTCATTATTCTATCCCTCTAGCGGACGCAAACTCACCAATCAATCTATGCTCGTAGTAAATACCGAGACTTTCGAATTCGGATTTGTACGTCCTATGCCGATGAATTCAGCTGCAATCCTCCTTCAAATAATTTCGTAACCATGGCATAACTCACGACTCGTACACCTCCTCAAATATATCCTTGAATCTTCCATCatattttttcaatatagTGCTACAAAAAGAATCAGTGTTAGCCAATATATGTGAAGGCATACCGGGGTAACTTGCTTCTTAGTCGACATGAATAAAGTCATCTTCTTGCTCAAGGCCATCTTGAAACTTGCATGTGCAAATCCATATATGGAGTCCTCTGTGTTGTACATTGCTAGGGCGACTCCCTTGCCTTTGAAATCATAAACATTCATTTCTGTTGATTTACCTCCATCCGCTGGCGTGTAGGTAAGAGTGAGCTTTCCTGGACCTGGTGCAATGAAGTCTGTTGATCGGTACTATGGACAGATATgtcaattcaaatcaatccCTTAGAGAAGCTACCAGAAAGATTAAGAGGGAAGATTTTGTACTCACTTGATCACCAAAAGCATGTCTACCAATAACGATAGGTTTTGTCCACCCTGGAACTGGTTTGGGGATCTTTTCAAGGATGATAGGTTCTCTAAATACAGTTCCTCCAAGAATATTTCGGATCTGAGTACGATACATTTATCAGTTTAGTTACAGAATTTGACTCGACAGATCTGACTCACAGTACCGTTCGGACTCCTCCACATTTCCTTCAAGTTGAATTCCTTTACTCTGGCTTCATCAGGGGTAATAGTAGCGCATTTGACTCCCACAGAGTATTTCTTGATAGCTTCTGCTGAGTCAATTGTCACTTGATCGTTTGTCTAGTCATAATAGATTAGTCAGATTGGTCTGGCGAGATACATATTGTTCATATTACTCACAGCATCTCGATTCTCCACTCCTAAATCGTAGTACTTCAAATCCACATCAACATAAGGCAAGATAAGCTATGATgagaattaaatcattagtGCAGTTTCATAGTTGAGCGATATTATTACCGGTAACACTCACTTCTTCTCTAATTTTCTTCCAAATGATTCGTGTCATttcatcaccatcaatctcaacaaCTGgatttttcacctttatccTCTCAATACCAGCAGGTGTAGCGTATGCCCTCATTGCTTGTGACATACCGAAGGCAAGCGGTCGGGAATTTCGAAGTGCTGTTCGAGCGAGTAAGGGGGTTGAACGAAGTAAAGACTGAGGACCAGAAGTGGTTAGTGTAAGTGCCAGTATGAAAACCTTGCACAGAGCTACAGTGATGGGCTTGAAGCTCGTGATaggaaatgataaatgtAACTTGATTCGGTGTAATCGGAAAGACCAGTCCCCTGCACGTGATGACGGGAATTAGAAATCAACTCACCATGTCTGTTACCACTTTACACAAGGAATCAGGCAATTGGCAGTGTAGAGCTCTTCTCCAAAGCTAGCGTAGTCAGGATAGATGAGTGTCTGAGTTTACACCGAAAATAATTAGGAATTAGTATGTTACTGATGTTGCGGACCGgtatctttctttttatctTCTGAATGTTTAACTCGTATGTaccaaaatatcatttcgGATCAGTACGGCCGATCGGCCGACCAATGATATCAACCCAAAAAGCCCGTCGCGGGTTTTATCACGATAAGAAGGATAAAATCGCTTATAACTACATTTTATGTTGCATCTTCGACTGAAATTACCGTGTGATTGCATTGAGCGTACTCATTCATATGTAATGTACACTCGTACACTGAGTAGGAGATAGCTATCCTACCACACTGCCACCCAAATCACCAATACTCCTCACCTCGTGTCGGGGGCATGGCTGTCCGACTGACCTACATGCTCACGAATTCTCATAGATCAGCTGATAACAGGTCGTGTCAATAGAAGCTCATGAAGTGCGACCAGTCTGATCATGGAGATGGCTTAGGGTTGTTTCCGATGTTCAGCACGTCGAACTACTTGACACGAACAGCTACGGTAGTGGAAAGAAGCCTAAATAGAATCGTAGAGGAACGACCTAGACAGCTCCAGAGAAGTAGCATTGAATTGCACAGTGTAAGCCTCATTGGGCCATCCGTCGATCCCCATACCAACAAGTCCTTGAATCATCAGACAATGCCGGAATGGGTTCTTACCGAGTGAGCAATCGAACGACCCCTACAGCATCAGGACTTGAATTTCCGACTTGACCGACAGGCAAAAGGCACTTTAGCCTATGCGAAGTCATCAGAGAAAACCCAAGTATACTATGTCGGGGCGCATATGGAAACGAACAACCTGGATGGATGCTTATCGGAGGACGAACGTTTAAAGGAACGTTCAAATAGCAAATCGTTGTACCCACTGATGAGCTCGACGCCGGGATATGGAGGAAGTACCAGAAAGAATGTGTAGACTTCGAGAACATCGTGCTCACTAGATTGGAACCTATCATTACTACTCAAGGCTGTTGGCGGGTCGAAAGGTTTGGCGAGACACGGACACTGTGCATATTCCATCTTCCAAGTCGATATTGCGATCACTGTGTCAAATGGACCGGACCCTCCCCTAAAATGTATGAGAATGTCACAATATGTCATCGCGAAAACGACCTGCGATACTCGATAACAATGGATCAAACGGATGTTACTGATTTAACGCCACTTGTAGCACCGTTTTGAGCGGGACCAAAGTGAATGTTTCTGATGTAGGGGTTTCTGTGTTAGGAGAATTTCAAATCGTTCTTTTGCTAAAGACGTGATTTGCATGGCATCTCGAAATGTCTCTCTTGGTAGTTTGGACCTTAACTCTCCACGGTGCTTCGACAAATTGATTCCACACATCAAAGACGCTAAATTATAAAACCCAAAAGTCAGCTGACTTATGATCGTCACAAGATCGACGTTCGGAGTATCGGTCTTTCGTTCACTTTAGCCTTCGGTCTCGATCACTTTTAGCTTTGAGCATTATGTTCTGCTGTGCCCCCCCTCCCCCTCCTTCCAAACAGCTATAAAATACTGGGACAAGATAACGCTAAATGACAACTAGCTTGTCTGTAAAACGAGGAAACATAAAATACTTGGCTCCATGGGGAGTCCATATAAATGAAGGCTTGGTCAGCagatcaattttacctaatttgCAAACGTCATTTTTCTACACATACAAGCTGGTTCCGCTTTCTTTGATGCATGAGTTGATCCCGATTGCTCAAGTAAGGAAAGTAAAAATACTTTTTGGTCAGCCGACCTAGATTTGGGAcctaaattgaaaatgaaaagctTTTCGGCGCTTCAATGCGGGAGAGAAATTTGGAAACCCGGAGACCCCTTTCCCCGAGGATAGCACATTTGAGTTCTGGTTCCTTGGATAAAATCTTTTCCCACAGGGTGGGGAAATGCAAGAGTATTAAGCGAATTTTCATGCTTAGCTTCCATTCCTGCGGCCAAATCTCCGCGGCGCATCTAATAACGTTCCTACTTTTTTTCATCGCGGAGCGCTTGTTCTCGTGCTTCAAAAAATCCAATCAAACCTTCAATATTACATTCACCCCTCTCAGTGATTGGAGCAGAACATCATCACGCGACGTATCATCTTCCAGAAAGTCTGATATGCTTGTCAAGAGGTCTAGAACTAGCATCTTCCTCCTAACTTGCACCTGAATCTAGGTTATCATAGTTTACCAAATGAACTCAATCCGAAGCGAAGTAAGGAACAGACGCCGTCGAAGTCTCGtctttgattgtttttatttttatcgCATCTTATATGATTTAGGCGAATACGAACAGAAAGAAATTTGTCAACAAGTCTCACGCTCTCTTACGAAAGTACCTTGCCTGGAGGTATATCAGACGAGCAAGTTAGTAATCCCATAACAGATTAAGCGGTATTGATTTCACTCACCGCCGGCAGGTTCGGCTAGAATAGCCGGATTACCCTGAATGCAAAAGAAAGCACACGGCGCCATTTACGAATTAACTTGGGATTTTTAGCCTTAAAATAATTAAGCCCATGGAGAAAACGTAAAGTAATAAAATAATCACTTCATAATGCATAATCCGGGTAAAATCGCTTGGCAAAAACGCCGTCATCATCGGTCAAAGGGATCAAACCAGGAAGAAACAATCGACTTGTTTAGACTTTTTAGTGCAATTATCCCCTTTTTCCCGATTAGGGGGTTCAACTGGAGCCTAGATGAACCCCCCCGTCGATACTCAAGCCCCGATGGTAAAACATATATAGCTCCACTACTAGTTCGTTTTGATCATGTTGTGCCCCCCATATTCTTTCTTATTACTTTGTTTTTAACTCGTCCATCAACCAATTATATTAGTTTCTCtataatcaaatacacAAACCAATTATGGCTGAAAAAGCAAAGGCTCAAGAAGCTCATCTTGAGAATCGAGACAACTATGTCCATGATGAAAAAAGTGCTGCAGCCATCCATGTCATCCATAACCCTCTTAGGGTGAGTAATCGATCGGAGATTATGCCTCCTAAACATGAACGCCAAGCTGATTCTCTTTTATTCTTTACTTGTAGCGTGAAAGCCCAGAACAAGTGGTAGCTGATGCACAAGCATTTGCCAATAACCATAATCTTGGCGAATACGCTGATCTCTTTGGAAGAGCAGCTTTAGTTGCCAGAGATCAAAAGCATTTCCAAAGTGTTCCTAGTCTCCTTCCAGAGGAGATCGCCGCTCTCCAATATGAGAGGGATCACAAATGGCATGGTCCATTTATGCTTTGGTATTCAATCTCTCTATGTGCTATTGGTGCCGCCACCCAAGGTGCGTCAATTCGATTCTCCCTTCCCTGTACCATAGCTGATAGTCAAACAATTGATATAGGTTGGGATCAAACCGGTTCTAATGGTgcaaatttatctttccCTGCCGAATTCGGTATCACTGGTGAAGGTGCGAATGAATGGAAAGTCGGAGCGGTGAACgctatcatcttcttgacTGCTGGTCTCATGTGAGTTTAATTATACATCATGTCGTTGAAAGATTTCATGCCTGATTCAATGCATTCGCAGTGGCGCTTTCATTACCGATCCTCTTAACCATTATTTGGGTCGACGAGGTGAAATTTTCCTAACTGCTGCTTGTCTCACTGCTACTCCTATCGCTTCCGGCTTCACTCACTCATGGCAAGCTCTGTTCGCTGTACGATTCGTCATGGGTATCGGGATCGGTGCCAAGAATGCTACCGTCCCTATTTTCTCAGCAGAACTTGCTCCCGCAAGAGTTAGAGGTGCTTTGTGAGTCACTATCAGTTGTCATGCTGTATGGTACTTGGCTAACATAGTGGGTACGTAGAACAATGTTCTGGCAATTATGGGTAGTAGCTGGTATTTTCCTTGGTTTCTGCGCAAACGTCATTGTCAAAGATACCGGAAGGATCGCATGGAGATTACAACTTGGTTCGGCATTCATCCCCGCATTCATCTTAATGCTCGGTATTTGGTTCACACCTGAATCACCTCGTTGGTTGATGAAGCACAAGAAATATGACAAAGCTTTCCAATCTTTCCTTCGACTTCGAGCTCATCCCATCATCGCCGCTAGAGACTACTATTACTCTTACATCATTTACACTGAAGAGCAAGTCGCATACCCCGGATCAAATTACTTCTCTAGAATGAGAGATTGTTTTACTGTACCTAGAATCAGAAGAGCCAATTATGGTGCTTCAACTGTCATGTTGGCTCAACAAATGTGCGGTATCAACATTATCTCTTTCTACTCTTCGACCATCTTCACAGATGTAGGTTACACCGACGTTCAAGCCCTCTACGCCTCCTTAGGATACGGTGCCATTCAAGTAGTATTCACTATTCCAACATTATTCATGATTGACACTatcggaagaagaagattatgTCTTATCACTTTCCCTTTGATGTGTATCTTCCTTTTGGCTGCTGGTTTATCCTTACTCAAGACTACTGGATCTCAAGGTGCAAGAATCGGTCCTGTCGTTTTATTCGTTTATCTTTTCACCATTATGTATTCTCTTGGTGAAGGTCCTGTCGCTTTCCAATACTCTGCGGAAGTTTTCCCAACCATCCAAAGAGAACAAGGTATGGCCTTTGTGGTATTCATCAATAACTTCTTCGCTGGTGTTTTAAGTATCACTTTCCCAAGAATGAGATCAGTAATGACCAATACCGGTGCTTGTGAGtttaattttcttctacttACATTGTTTCATTGATGAGAAAGTCGCTTACCAA from Kwoniella pini CBS 10737 chromosome 4, complete sequence carries:
- a CDS encoding isocitrate dehydrogenase [NADP], mitochondrial translates to MSQAMRAYATPAGIERIKVKNPVVEIDGDEMTRIIWKKIREELILPYVDVDLKYYDLGVENRDATNDQVTIDSAEAIKKYSVGVKCATITPDEARVKEFNLKEMWRSPNGTIRNILGGTVFREPIILEKIPKPVPGWTKPIVIGRHAFGDQYRSTDFIAPGPGKLTLTYTPADGGKSTEMNVYDFKGKGVALAMYNTEDSIYGFAHASFKMALSKKMTLFMSTKNTILKKYDGRFKDIFEEVYESTYKSEFESLGIYYEHRLIDDMVAQAIKSSGGFVWACKNYDGDVMSDILAQGFGSLGMMTSELITPDGKTMESEAAHGTVTRHYRQYQQGQETSTNPVASIFAWTRGLAFRAKLDGTPELEAFAKSLEESCVEVIDQDGIMTKDLALAMKGKDMTRDDWVTTDVYMKKVEERLIEKLSAGVQPTIS